TGCAGCAGATTCAGCAGAACCAATTGGGGGCAAGTGCTATCATTGCTGACTatgataaattaattatattcatCGTTCCTTTCTTTAGATGGGCATGAATCCCATGATGCGGATGGGCCAAGGCAACGGAATGGGCGGGCCACAAGGAATGCCCGGCCAGGGTATGCAGGGAATGCCGCAGGGACCACACAATGTAGTTGGCGGACCTGCGGGTCAGCAACAAGTGGGTGGAGCAGGCCTGCCCCCCAACGCTGTGCAACAGGGAGGAATGAACCCCATGGGCGGTATGGGCGTGAACATGCCACCGAATTTGcagcaaaaaccaaatatGCCCATGGGCCAGGCGGGTCAGATGTTTCCCGGTAATCGAGGAGGTGTGGGAGTGGGTGGACAGCAGCCGGGACAGCCCTTCATGCGATCCAGTCCCTCTCCAGCAGATGCTCAGCAATTACAGCAACAGGCGCAGCTTCAGCaaatgcaacaacagcagcaacagctggtGGTGGGCAATCAGACGCCAACACAGCAACCTCCGACTCCGCAGATGCCCACGCCCAATATGATTCCTAGTCCGGCACTGGTTCCCCAGTCCAGTCCGCAGATGATGCAGATGCAGAATTCGCAGCGCAATATTCGGCAGCAGTCTCCAAGTGCCTCGATCAACACTCCTGGCCAGGTTACTGGTAACAGTCCATTTAATCCCCAGGAGGAGGCATTATACCGCGAGAAATACAAGCAGCTGACCAAGTACATTGAGCCACTGAAGCGGATGCTTGCCAAGATCAGTAACGACGGAACCAGTAAGTAGATAATACCCTCACGTTTCGTTTTTTTCGCAGctattgcatttttaaatcgTTTGCTGATTACTGAAATGCTGTAAATGCTATAAACCGCgtcaaataatataatttaagaatTATATAATCGTTTTTGCGAGGCCAAATGCAAGGACTAActaaccaaaaacaaaagtttaatGCAAACTTACTCGGGTTTATATATTTCCTAGTAGTTATATTCTCGAAGTATATGTTATCGTAAAACTAATATTATATCTTCTTTAATAGATGTGGAGAAGATGACAAAGATGAGCAAGTTGTTGGAGATTCTCTGCAATCCTACACAGCGCGTGCCGCTGGAGACTCTACTTAAGTGTGAAAAAGCGCTTGAGAAGATGGATCTCATCTCCTATTCCGGCCAGCAGTTTGGTGTAAGTATATCTACATCCAACGGGccaatttattatattcttcGTTATACCTAGAAATCCTCAAATCCATTGCTGGAGGTTATAAATACAACGCTGCAAAGTCCTGTAGCAAATCACACATTGTATCGCACATTCCGACCCACTTTGGAGCTGCTCTTTGGTACGGATATAACAGCTCCAGTGCCCGCAAAGCGACCTCGGGTGGAAGAAAAGTCCACGTCTTTTGAGCAGGAAGTGCCACATGTGCTTCAAGGGGAAATTGCTAGGCTCGATACCAAGTTTAAAGTGAAATTGGACACCACGTCACAGATCAACAACAAGGCCATTCGCTTGATTTGTTGCCTGGATGACAAAAGGTTGCCTAGTGTTCCGCCCGTAAGTGTGAGTGTGCCGGAGGAATATCCGTGGCAGGCTCCGGACTGCTCCTTGGCGGAACAGGAGTATTCAGCCACCCCCTTCCTGCAGACGGTGCAACAAGCTCTCATTGCCCGCATCTCGAAGTTGCCCAAGAACTACTCGCTCTCACATTTGTTGGACACCTGGGAGATGGCCGTGCGACAGGCGTGTTCCCCGCAATCGAAACCCAGAGCAGTCTGTGAACTTTCCACTTTGCTGGGAGTTTAGCCCAACTATTTGGTTAAATTCAACTATAACATTAAATCTTAAGCTAAAAGTGCGTACGCTGCAAAAAAattactatttattttaaaatctttctaatttctgttttgttctagatatatttttatatttgttggAAGTTTTACCTAACTATCCGGCCTAATCaactataaacattttttctaTTTACGCTGGGCAAAAAGTGTGGAAAGTTTAGTAAGTTTATatcttgtttaattttaaatcaatggatattgaaaattttaatttcattttagaTTCCCAAAATGCCCCTCTGTTTTGggtaaatacattttaacaTATAAGACAAATGGCTTTTAtagctaaaataaaataaaaccaattatttcaaagaatATTGAGCTGCACCGCATTGAAACATCCTTCTATATACACAACACACTCATCCACTCATCAAGCAAAAAACATTCCACACTCAAGACTTAGTTCAATACCAAAATGGGGCTACATACTTTGCAAATTGTTTCAGTCGGATGAGATTTTTAAAAAGGTAAgcataaacaatttggaatagGGCTTGtcattctaaaaaaaaattaagtcaCCGCAATAGACTTCTGCCCAATTACGCTTCCCTCCCAATTCATAGAATAACTTTAGTTTTCTTtggaaaatatgtatattttcatttgttgaGATTGGAATCGTGCGATGATCCATTAttctatttgttttcattttctttttttcacatttagcaataaatacaattgtgtgtgttttagcTTAAGAGAATTACACTGACAACTATGGTACAATAGAAAAGAGTTAAGAAAACTTAAATATCACAGATGTTGGACGCCGAATGCGTCTCTTTATAGTATGTACAAACACTAGGGATATTCAGAATATTAATCTGAAGAAGATCGCTTAGATAAGAAGTGTGCTGTGTGCTCCTGGAAAGAAGTGGCATCTATCCGATTTGGGTATTACGTATTGAATTTGAAGTTGATATATGCACAAAACGGTGACAAGATCTAGCTCCTAACTAAGCTTAAGTCTACACCAGCTACATGAGAGCGAGAAGGCATTTCGAATTTGACTCAGatgttaatttgttttgaaatttgGTGGGAATTCATCTCTGTTTAGCTGGCGATACTGTGGGGCTGAGATTGGTTCTGATGCTGCTCGCATTGCTCTTCTCATCGCTGCACTTGAAGCAGGGTTCCGCCGAAGGTGAAACTGCTGGCCTGCTGCTGTAGCCTCAGCAGATCTTGGGCGCTGTAGACTTGCAAGCTGGCGGAACTGATGGGCGAGGAACTAGCGCTGGAGCCCGCCGGTGCTATCGCTCGCAAATGGAGCGAGGCATCGCAGAGGGAAGCCGCTACCGAAGCTgatgtgttgttgttggccaggGAGACATGTCGATTCACTCCGTTCGCCTTGTCCTTGTTGTGCCGTTTGACGTGCTTCGACAGGTGATCGCTTCTCATGAATTTCTTCTGGCAGACGCTGCACTGGAATTTCTTTTCACCGGTGTGGGTCCGTTTGTGTCGGGACAACTCATCGGAACGGGAGAATCGTTTGTCACAGTTCTCCCACTTGCAGATAAAGGGTCGCTCGCCGGTGTGAACCCTCTGGTGGGCCTTCAGATGACTGCTTTTGAAGTAATTCTTGCCGCAATCGGGAAAACTGCACTCGTAGATGCGACTTCTGGTGGCCGCCGCCTGGGCGGCCGTAATTCTGGTTGTTAGTTTCTCCTCGGACATTGTTGGCGTTTTGGGTACGGGTGTGGGGCTCTGTTGGGCGGCCACTGTGCTGAGCAGGATAAGTTGGCTGGCAGACGAAGCTACTGGGCTAACATATATCGGTGTCAGAATAGGTTTTATTTCCTCCTCCTTGATGCATTCCGCTGGAGCAGGTGGCGTTACAAGCTTCGCAACTGGTGTCTCGGGTGTTTGTACTGGGGGTAGTGCCACTTCTGCAGCACGCTTTCTGTTCATTTTGAACTTGAGATTGCGCCACACATTGGCCTCTGGATAGTCGTCCTCCACAGTGGGTGGTACTGAACTTGtacttgtgtttgtgttggaAGAGGAACTACAGCAGGAGGTGGAACTAGATGAGTTCTCGTCTTGGCTACTAGAAGAGACAGCGCCAGAACTGTTGACCCGCATGATGACGCTAACCCTTTCCGCTTTCTGATCATCGTCCAGCTTTTGATCCGGCGGCGGTGTCATGCTCATAGCAGGTTGTTCCAAACGGGGTTTCTTGTTGGGAACCGCTATTTCGGGAGCCTCGTCTTCCGTGTCCGATGGATTTGGTGTAATAATCCCTCCATTTTTCTGACTCTTTTGGGCCACCAGCTTGAGCTTTGCCTTTAGCAGATTCTCGTTCACCTGTTGTTCGTCCTTGGCGACCTGGAAAAGGAAAGAACAAGTTCAGGGTTAGTCAGAGTTCGTTAACATTGTCGAGTTTATGTTCTGAGGAGTGCATTCACATTCACAGTCCCATTCACTTTTCGCTGACCAGCATTGACCCACAATAACTTTTCCTCGCAATTCGCTAATTACGCCGGCGGCTGACAAGGCCGTTCACCGTTAACCTTCACACACCCTGCAATACCCCGCCCAACCCCAGGTTCAATGCTCCTTCGAAAGGCCAAGGGAACTTTGTTTTTGGCGGTTTTTGAACTCTTTTAAAGGCCGTTTGGGGTGACAGAATATTACTCAT
The sequence above is a segment of the Drosophila melanogaster chromosome 2L genome. Coding sequences within it:
- the cbt gene encoding cabut, isoform A, whose product is MDMDTLLPSPPATPPLRENKLEIVAKDEQQVNENLLKAKLKLVAQKSQKNGGIITPNPSDTEDEAPEIAVPNKKPRLEQPAMSMTPPPDQKLDDDQKAERVSVIMRVNSSGAVSSSSQDENSSSSTSCCSSSSNTNTSTSSVPPTVEDDYPEANVWRNLKFKMNRKRAAEVALPPVQTPETPVAKLVTPPAPAECIKEEEIKPILTPIYVSPVASSASQLILLSTVAAQQSPTPVPKTPTMSEEKLTTRITAAQAAATRSRIYECSFPDCGKNYFKSSHLKAHQRVHTGERPFICKWENCDKRFSRSDELSRHKRTHTGEKKFQCSVCQKKFMRSDHLSKHVKRHNKDKANGVNRHVSLANNNTSASVAASLCDASLHLRAIAPAGSSASSSPISSASLQVYSAQDLLRLQQQASSFTFGGTLLQVQR
- the MED15 gene encoding mediator complex subunit 15 translates to MTEDWQSQKFRQNVISKIHDLLPPNAQDQTKNAGVMENHIFRKSRTKDEYLGLVAKLFMHYKDMSRKSQQQQQQQQQQGGPPPNAEMGGGQNMMQDPLNALQNLASQGNRNPQMMPMGAGGGAPVPGGPGTASNLLQSLNQQRPGQQQMQPMSNIRGQMPMGAGGAGAQQMMQVQQMQQGGNAPGVMNVMGAGGGQNQGQIVGNPGQQMGVGVGMPNQMVGPGPNSGPAVGGAGGPNAAPGAGGPGPNQMQGGPMNVNAMQQMPPMQQIQQNQLGMGMNPMMRMGQGNGMGGPQGMPGQGMQGMPQGPHNVVGGPAGQQQVGGAGLPPNAVQQGGMNPMGGMGVNMPPNLQQKPNMPMGQAGQMFPGNRGGVGVGGQQPGQPFMRSSPSPADAQQLQQQAQLQQMQQQQQQLVVGNQTPTQQPPTPQMPTPNMIPSPALVPQSSPQMMQMQNSQRNIRQQSPSASINTPGQVTGNSPFNPQEEALYREKYKQLTKYIEPLKRMLAKISNDGTNVEKMTKMSKLLEILCNPTQRVPLETLLKCEKALEKMDLISYSGQQFGKSSNPLLEVINTTLQSPVANHTLYRTFRPTLELLFGTDITAPVPAKRPRVEEKSTSFEQEVPHVLQGEIARLDTKFKVKLDTTSQINNKAIRLICCLDDKRLPSVPPVSVSVPEEYPWQAPDCSLAEQEYSATPFLQTVQQALIARISKLPKNYSLSHLLDTWEMAVRQACSPQSKPRAVCELSTLLGV
- the cbt gene encoding cabut, isoform B, producing the protein MSMTPPPDQKLDDDQKAERVSVIMRVNSSGAVSSSSQDENSSSSTSCCSSSSNTNTSTSSVPPTVEDDYPEANVWRNLKFKMNRKRAAEVALPPVQTPETPVAKLVTPPAPAECIKEEEIKPILTPIYVSPVASSASQLILLSTVAAQQSPTPVPKTPTMSEEKLTTRITAAQAAATRSRIYECSFPDCGKNYFKSSHLKAHQRVHTGERPFICKWENCDKRFSRSDELSRHKRTHTGEKKFQCSVCQKKFMRSDHLSKHVKRHNKDKANGVNRHVSLANNNTSASVAASLCDASLHLRAIAPAGSSASSSPISSASLQVYSAQDLLRLQQQASSFTFGGTLLQVQR